From a single Prosthecobacter algae genomic region:
- a CDS encoding SDR family oxidoreductase — protein sequence MKIVIIGGTGLIGGKLTHKLRQRGHEVVAASPRTGVNTLTGEGLAEALAGAQVVVDVANSPSFEDGPVMEFFETSGRNLLAAEKAAGMKHHIALSVVGTERLLASGYFRAKMAQEQLIQASPIPYTIVRATQFFEFVSSIAHASTVGKTVRLSSVLMQPIAAEDVATALVEIAVAAPARGMVELAGPEPIRLDEIARRYLSATLDDRRVETDRDAGYFGTEVNDQSLTPGANPLLGTTRFDAWLGSSVEVR from the coding sequence ATGAAAATCGTCATCATCGGTGGCACGGGCCTCATCGGGGGCAAGCTCACCCACAAGCTTCGCCAGCGGGGCCACGAGGTGGTGGCTGCCTCTCCGCGCACGGGTGTCAATACTCTGACGGGTGAAGGCTTGGCGGAGGCACTGGCAGGTGCGCAGGTGGTGGTGGATGTGGCGAATTCGCCCTCCTTTGAAGACGGGCCTGTGATGGAGTTCTTTGAGACCTCGGGCCGCAACCTGCTGGCGGCTGAAAAGGCCGCTGGAATGAAGCATCACATCGCGCTGTCGGTGGTAGGCACGGAGCGTCTGCTGGCCAGCGGTTACTTCCGTGCGAAGATGGCGCAGGAACAGCTCATCCAAGCATCCCCAATTCCTTACACCATCGTCCGCGCGACGCAGTTTTTTGAATTCGTCAGCAGCATTGCCCACGCCAGCACGGTGGGGAAGACGGTACGTTTGTCCTCGGTGCTCATGCAGCCGATTGCCGCGGAAGATGTGGCAACCGCTTTGGTGGAAATCGCCGTCGCTGCGCCCGCCCGAGGCATGGTGGAACTGGCCGGTCCCGAGCCGATCCGGCTGGATGAAATCGCCCGCCGCTACCTGAGTGCGACCCTGGATGACCGCAGGGTGGAGACAGACCGTGATGCCGGATACTTTGGCACCGAAGTCAATGACCAGAGCCTCACGCCCGGTGCGAATCCCCTGCTCGGCACAACGCGCTTTGATGCTTGGCTGGGCAGTTCAGTTGAGGTGCGCTAA
- a CDS encoding LysR family transcriptional regulator, with the protein MRAFEDLTLLRAFVSIVESGSISAAARCVRVSQPTLSRQLRSLEELCGTALLRRDTHQMSVTETGQRFLADARTLLGHAEEAARRLHADHTTLSGQLHLFATVDLGQWVVTPLVSQFLQANPQVTATLALNNRPLHMIQEGCDVGIVPGRITDDSVIARPAGVIPLHLAASPALVQGRPPAKTLADLKSWPWVSLSGSHFWGTTEVTLYDSNDAAQTLPTTPVLVSEGVTSIREAVRDGLGVALLPDWLIEKDLESGTLVRVLPRLKAKDLPIHVVYAGQRVLPARVSAFIDFAVRYLVAFGNTPPNP; encoded by the coding sequence ATGAGAGCCTTTGAAGACCTGACCCTGCTTCGCGCCTTCGTTAGCATCGTCGAATCCGGCAGCATCTCCGCTGCGGCACGTTGCGTGCGGGTGTCTCAGCCCACTCTCAGCCGCCAGTTGCGGTCTCTGGAGGAACTGTGCGGCACCGCACTTCTGCGCAGGGACACTCACCAAATGAGCGTAACGGAGACCGGGCAGCGTTTCCTGGCCGATGCCCGGACCCTGCTGGGCCATGCCGAGGAAGCGGCCCGCCGCCTGCATGCAGACCACACGACCTTGAGCGGTCAGTTGCATCTCTTTGCCACCGTGGACCTGGGGCAGTGGGTGGTCACACCTTTGGTTAGCCAATTCTTGCAGGCAAACCCTCAGGTCACCGCCACCCTGGCCTTGAACAACCGTCCTCTGCACATGATCCAGGAGGGCTGCGACGTCGGGATCGTGCCGGGCCGGATCACTGATGACAGCGTCATCGCCCGGCCCGCAGGCGTCATCCCGCTCCACCTCGCGGCCTCACCCGCCTTGGTTCAGGGGCGGCCTCCGGCAAAGACACTGGCAGATCTCAAGTCCTGGCCCTGGGTCTCCCTTTCGGGCTCTCATTTCTGGGGCACGACGGAGGTCACCCTTTACGATTCCAACGATGCCGCTCAGACCTTGCCGACTACGCCCGTCCTTGTCTCAGAAGGCGTCACCAGCATCCGCGAAGCCGTGCGCGATGGGCTCGGCGTTGCACTGCTCCCAGATTGGCTGATCGAAAAAGACCTCGAGTCAGGCACCCTCGTACGCGTCCTGCCACGGCTCAAAGCCAAGGACCTACCCATCCACGTGGTCTATGCTGGCCAGCGGGTGCTCCCGGCACGCGTCAGTGCCTTCATTGACTTTGCCGTTCGATATCTGGTGGCATTCGGCAACACACCGCCCAACCCCTGA
- a CDS encoding cupin domain-containing protein: MSAIQGYHLIRPEDLSWRLSNLMKIPNADYLERTGSENLGARLWRMPPGSANTLHKHVRAEEFYFVLEGTGRLRVGEESLTLPRYGGVLVGPDQLRQVFNDTESEVLWLIIGGPEETEFLPSATTPPDMSLIYPVDPTQLPPELAGTQWPPKA; the protein is encoded by the coding sequence ATGAGCGCCATCCAAGGTTACCATCTCATTCGCCCAGAAGACCTTTCATGGCGGCTGTCGAATCTGATGAAGATCCCGAATGCGGACTATCTGGAGCGCACGGGCAGTGAGAATCTGGGCGCGCGACTGTGGCGAATGCCGCCCGGCAGTGCCAACACCCTGCACAAGCACGTGCGGGCGGAGGAATTTTACTTTGTGCTGGAAGGCACCGGCCGCCTGAGAGTGGGCGAGGAAAGTCTGACCCTCCCCCGATACGGCGGGGTTTTGGTGGGACCAGATCAGCTCCGTCAGGTGTTTAATGACACGGAGAGCGAAGTGCTTTGGCTTATTATCGGCGGTCCCGAGGAAACTGAATTCCTGCCAAGCGCGACCACGCCGCCCGACATGTCTTTGATCTACCCGGTGGACCCGACTCAATTGCCTCCCGAACTCGCGGGGACTCAATGGCCACCGAAAGCCTGA